The sequence below is a genomic window from Lycium ferocissimum isolate CSIRO_LF1 chromosome 9, AGI_CSIRO_Lferr_CH_V1, whole genome shotgun sequence.
GTGGGATTACGCGTTCAGCACTTGAGGATTTATTGGCATTGAGAAATGCAGTTCTTGATAATAGATTTAAATGGGGTGCTAGGTTGGAGTTTTTTATTAGATCGCCGAGGGATAAGACGGATTATGAGTCGTTGTCTAAAAGGAAGATTAAAGCTATCTTGACTACAACACAGCCAAGTCCATTTCAAGATAGGATTGTGCAGGAagtgttgtttatgatattggaACCGATTTATGAGGCTCGGTTTTCACAAAAGTCTTTTGCTTTTCGACCTGGAAGGACTGCGCATACAGCTTTGAGGGTTATTAGGAGAAGCTTTGCGGGGTATTTGTGGTATATAAAAGGAGATTTAAGTACTGTTTTGGATGGGATGAAGGTTGGGATGGTCATTAGTGCTTTAATGAGGGATGTTAGAGATAAGAAGGTTGTTGATTTGATAAAGGCTGCGTTAACTACTCCTGTGATAACTACCACTGATGATggtgagaaaaagaagaagataaaaagaaaGTATCAGAAGAAGAGAGTTCTAGCAGATGATGAGCCGAAGCCTGATCCATACTGGCTGGAATCATTCTTTGGGTTTGCTCCAGAAGAGGCTGAGAAAGTTCCTTCGTGGGGGCATTGTGGTATACTCAGTCCACTTCTGGCTAATGTTTGCCTTGATGAGTTGGACCGCTGGATGGAAGGTAAGATTCAGGAGTTTTATCGGCCTTCGAAGAATGATGTCATTTGGAATAGTCCAGAAGGGGAAGTAGAACAAGGAAATACTTCTTGGCCCGAATTTGTTCCTACTAGTGGGCCTGACAAGACCAGGAAGATTGACTACATCCGTTTTGGTGGTCACATTCTTATAGGGGTAAGGGGACCAAGAGCAGATGCTGCAACACTAAGAAAGCAGTTGATTGAGTTTTGTGATCAGAAATACATGCTCAAGCTTGATAATGAGAGCCTTCCTATTGAACACATTACGAAAGGTATTATGTTTCTTGATCATGTATTGTGCCGTAGAGTAGTCTATCCCACACTCCGATATACTGCTACTGGTGGGAAAATCATTAGTGAAAAAGGTGTAGGGACACTGTTGTCTGTCACAGCTAGCCTGAAACAGTGCATTAGACAATTTAGAAAGTTGAATTTTCTCAAGGGCGACAGGGATCCAGATCCACAGCCGTGTTTTCGGATGTTTCACGCTACTCAAGCTCATACAAATGCTCAGATGAATAAGCTTTTATCAACAATGGTGGAATGGTTCAGGTATGCTGATAATAGAAAAAAGATTGTTAACTTTTGTTCTTATATCATTAGGGGTTCACTTGCTAAGCTCTATGCTGCAAAGTACAAGCTTCGGTCACGAGCAAAGGTTTACAAGGTTGGTTCTAGGACTCTTAGTCGTCCTCTGAAGGAGAAAAAGGGGCAGTCACCAGAATACCATAATTTGTTGAGGATGGGTCTGGTGGAATCAATAGATGGGCTCATGTACACCCGCATGTCCTTGGTACCGGAAACCGATTATACCCCCTTTCCAATGGCTTGGAGGCCCGATCATGAGAAGGCACTGCTGGAGTATATAAAGCTGAGTGACCGGAAAACTTTGGAGGAGCAACAGAACTGCCTTAAAGATCAAGGTCTGATCTCACCTCAGGATTACATTTCAATGCTTGTCTGGAACTACAAAAGAAATGCTGTTCCAGTAGATCAGAAAAGTTTGTTACTGGGCACAGGTGAGGAGAAAGTTAATGTAAGAAATGAAAGTGATGAAGTTGATGAAGAAGGGGTATATGCAGAAGAAGGTTAAGGGAGATTAGAGTTTTTGGAGGTCCTTTAGGCATTTTGTTCTTCCGACAGAAAAGCAGATACTATAACATTTTATGGTACTAAAGTTACTTGTGTTATCAAGAAGAGTGTAGCAGCTTGTATGTAAGTATCCAATTTTATAAAATGAGATATTTCCCCCATTCCCATCTCTGCTTCTGTTTGAGTTTCAGTTTCCACTAGCAAACTTTACCTTTTTTATGCTGCTTATTTATTCATAATAATCTATGAACTTAACTGCAGTGAACCACTCTCTGTTCCTTCTAGAGTGAATAgggaaataaatggaaaaagaagGATATCCATTTTAATCAAATGAGATTGTTCCCCTTTTCTCCATCGCTGTTTCTGTTTTAGTTTCAGTTTCTACTAGCAAAATTTACATTGTTATGCTGCTTCCTTATTCATAATAATCTATGAACGTAACTGCGGTCGACCACCCTCTTTTACTCCTTGagatacagtttaaaacatataacttgtacttttcGCTGCAAACATATTACATTCTGCGAATTTGCACCTATATGATTAAAtgaattttcatgatcaatCATTTCCttgttatgtgtgtgtgtgtgtgtgtatatatatttgctaGTTATACCCAATCAGGCTTTGTAATGTTCTCTTCAATGAGTGGCATTACAAGAGGGACAATGTCATCTTGTACAGTCCTTGCAACCAAACCAAGGCAAGTGCCACCGGCCATTGCAAGATTCCAAGCAACTTCATCCTGATCCTGAACTTCTTCTTGCTTAAGAAGTGTCTCCAATAGCATAGGGACAAGTGCAGGGAGAGCCTGCTTGATGAAATTATAGCAAGGAACATCAGAATCTGTGTAAAATCACCCCCACAATATTCTAAAATATCAATCTCCTCAGCACAGATCGAGCTTCAAAATTCAATGGCTTGAAGAGCAACAGGTTGCCCTTTCTAAGTGCACACTATTTCTTTTCCACTGAAAATTTGGGATTTGCTAGCTAGTCTACATGGCTGTATCCTACTTTATCTTGTACATTTTATTTATCGAGGTATTCCAGAATTTTTTATGAACATCTACGAATAAGAAATAGAGAAGCTGCTGACGAATACCAACATTGTGGTATGACTACCAGATGTACAATAATAATGACAATTCTTCTTGTTATAATATTTTTGCAATAAATACATTATATAGGGTGCTTGAGGTCAAGCTACAATGGTAAATTTCACAAGAAGCTTTGGATGACTATCTGACTAAGTGTCGCATGGAGcatatggaaagaaagaaataggagATGCTTTCAgtgacaaaaagaaaagtgatTCAAGTTGTTAAATAACATAGAATTTTCCCTCCCCAAACCCCCCTTATCCCCTCCCCGccacaaaaagaaaagacaaagaGGGGTAGTGTTAGGTCAAAATTCTCAAGAGTTTCATTAGCATCTGATGCTTCATGCAATATACAGTTATTCGACATATTTGTTTGTACATGAAAGCCAATATTGGGTAATGGAGATACTGTCCATATGTGCAGAAATGATTAGCCTCCTATATCGAGCAGCGCATTGCTGATCCTAATGACTCTTACTGTTCTTTTCCATGCAGCAGAACAATTTCCCTTGGGATCGACAGTATTTGGAAACTTTTGTGATCCATGTCTACTTGAACTTCCCTTTGCTGGTATGGAATTCTCTGATAAATTCACATTTTGGCTGTTCTATTCATAAGATTGGATTCTTCCGTGTTGTGTCATTTGACATTCTGATATCTTGCGTGATGAGTACGGCTTACTTTTCCTTATTGTGTGGTATTCTTCTTTTCCCTtcagtttatttttattttcttcatgtttttgtTTCCCTTTCCACTTCTGTAacattttgaatatgtgaatatCCTGGTGGAAAAATTATCCTAATGTTTCAAGTATTCCTTTTTCTGCAAGTGCAAGGAAGATTAAGTGCAAGACATTGTAGTAAATAAGCTTTTCCTCAAGTTTAAGATATTATCTTGCTCCTTCTATTTCTTTTCTCGAGGAAAATTCAATTTTGTTCCTTTATTAACTTTGTTTGCTCTATCTGTCTCCTATTATTTGACCTTGCATATTCAATCTTTAATCTATTGAGCTTTTAAGATTCACCCAATTTTTAATGGAACTAAGTAATTGAGCTTTGACCCGTTAACAACCCTTTTAAATGGCATATGTCTTTTGCTGCACATGCAATACTGATGTAGTCTGAGATTAGCTGTCTCGCAAGTCTTTGATACCTCTACAGCATTATCTATCCATCTCTATTCACTGAGGAGTTGTTTCTTGAGATATTCATAAcgattatgttattgttgaaagtgaagaaaatcataaagaatATGGCTGGAAAGGAACAGGATTTGCTTTGAAGGGAAAAAGCAGCACGTATCTAGGATTAAGAATagatgccttttttttttttttttttttaagatgcttattaaatttgtatttttggtgtaaaagaCAAGCTATGAAAAATATTGAGCAGTATATGAATTTCTTAGAGGAGACAGGGCGTTTGTAGTTTCCCTGGTATGGCAGGGGCTGTTCTTGTTGTAAtccttttaataaaatttaccttatcaaaaaaaaaaataatggaaaaTCATATTGAATATTGCATATAATATTCTTACAGATTATGTCATACTAATTAGGAATCCAAGATCTGAGAAACTTATCTTATTTATGTACCCTAAAGCTCCTATATGAGGAGCCTTGTTTTATGTACTAAGTTGTTCGCTATCAAATTCTACATGAGTTTCTCCCTTTTCTCGTCCCATGCATCTTTGATTCATTTTATAGACGAAGGTTTCAGTCttgttcatttttcttttggaGATTGGACAAGAATTAGTACCATTACTGCAAGAGCGGCCTCAGGTGTGCTCTTTCTCATTCCACTTTCTAATAGATAAGATGTTAGTACTTCTTATTTACAGATAAATTGGAGCGGTACAGCATAGGCTAGCATGATCCCTGCGCAACGATAACATGCACCAAAGCATAATGGATAGATAAGTCACATTTTTAATCTTGCTTACTACTTTTGTCACTTAAATGTCCTCACAGTTATTTAACTGGTTATCTGTCTTTTGTGGTcgaatttaaagaaaattaatgGAAAAGCTTGTACTTAGAAAGGGTATCAACATCATTATGCTTGTGTTTGCTGGACGTAGTGGTTCTTCATTCTTTCGCTGGAGAATACAATGTATAATCCTGCTACGACATTCATTGTTTAATGGAGACTATTTATCAAAGCAGAAAACTGTTTGTTTCTTTAATGACTAACAATGAAAGCTAGTGCAAGTTTGATATTAAGAAATGCACTGATGTGAAAAATTAAAGAGGCAGTGGAGTTGGACCAGCATATTAATCTTTTTGTTTGCTTGTTTGATAAATTAGCACAAGTTCCAATCACTTTCATTTAAAATGTAAGTACCCTGATCTCGTTTGGTAAGGGATTTAAACTGCTTTGTttaatgcactggccaaattgTGATTTGTCGGATTGTCATACATGTCCATTTTTGAGATCATGCTTGCAAGATAACCCTGACTGTGTGCGCCAAGTTGTGCTATATGAGCTTGTCTAAGATAATGATTCtgtttttacttgttcattccATAGTGTTCCTCTAGCACAGACAAAAAGACACCATCTCACAAAAATATTAATGTACAAAAATTAAGACAAACGAGGGTTGAGAAAAGGGTATATATCAAACATGGAGCAAAACCGGAGTTATGGTCTTAACTATTCATTACCATCAAAATCTCATCCTTTACAATTATCCAAAAACTAGATTCAGTAAAACCCTAATAACAACTATTAATACTAAGGGTTACTTAAGACATAAGTAATTATCCAAAATACACTTAGGCTATAACTCTTATTAAATAAGCTTAATGGACTAGTTAGGCGCCATCCTTCTTGGGACAGCCCACTTCCTCCGTTGTGCTTCTTTATATTACTCTCTTAAGTCTTGGTCTCCTCTTTTGTAAATATCCATTTAAGCATATTAAGGATCCTGTGGTCTTCTCTTATCAAAAGGATCTTGTGGTCGCCCTTCCAAACTCTTCTAAATCACGCTAAGCTCTTGATGTTAATATGGAAGCCTCCAATCTCATGAGTGCCTCTCGTGCCTACATCAAGTTATTATAATATAATTATGATTTATGGTGTTAGCCTGTGTGCAGAAAATGTAGTGATATCTATGTAATGTGCATAGACTTGAACTAATCATTTGTTTCTTTCTGTCATAAGAGCATCAATGGAAGGTTACCTTGATGCGTTTGATCCAAAGAAGTCAGTCACACCGGCTGGAATTTTCAGTACTCGAGCTGAGGTGAGGGATTGTCCCTGTGATTGCCCTGCCTAACTTCTTAATGcgaattatattttattttatccttGCAGTTTCAGAAGCACTGGAGCTTTTAGTTTATCGATCCTTGTATACGACCATTAATATGAGCATAAAATTGGCTTAGTTCCTTAGTATCTATATTTTTGCTAGCCTTGGGAAGTTCAGCTGCCCCCGTTTAGTAAAGAGAACATTTCAAGCTTAGACGTTTGCATGTTGCATAATTTTCTACTAGTTTTCACTTGTTAAGTCTTTATCTATTTGGTTGTGGTTATATCCCAAATCATGGAAAGAAAATCGCTATGCAAAATTTCTCTGAGAAGGTTCCATGAAGACATGCCAGTTTGGACCATTGTGAGTACCAAATGATCAGTACATGTGCCTGCAGCCTGACTGCAAaaattttattcatcatatcCGATGTTTGGCTGGGGCGGTGCTTCCTAGATTGAATGAGAAGGGAAAAAGATTGCCATCCCATTCCTTGGTTCATTATCATGTCCATTTACTTACAAAATTTTGTTTTACTTCATCTTCGTGCATTAGGGAGTTCATTCGACAAATATATCTTTATGAGCATGCAATAAGACCCTGCCTTACGTTATGCCATACTGTTCCTAATGTAACATTTTTGAAATGTTCTGGTGTATGTTTTTCCTTAATGGACtagaaaatataatttaaagtgACCCATCTCGCCCATAATTGCATAGATCAAGATGCAGTTCGCTTTGTTAAATATCCAAATGAACATGGCATAGTGCTCTTTTTGTTACCATTTATCTTGTGTTCTTCCCCAGTTCTCCTGTAATTGACCTCTACTGTTTACTGTTTTTAACTTTGATGTGCAAGTATCCTTTTCAGGGGAAAAGGAAACGGGGGATGGGGATAACAAGACTTGCTGATCAGTATTTCTACAAGAATTTTAAAAACTCTTTGATGTCCCATGCAGTGCACAATTGATAGCTGCCACATCTTAAGAAGATACATTAGGTAGCTGAGAAGGAACAAAAGAAACTTGCTTAATGATACACCATGAGATGTCACTCAATTGGAAGAGATTGTTATTCTCCTTTGCTAGTGGTGTCAACTCACGTTTCTTCTCAGTGAATCCTTCATCACAAGTTGATGTCGCGTCCATAACTGTCCTCATGAATATATTAGCTGCATCAAATTGCTTATACAAGAATGCGGCAAAAGCATCCACCAGCATGGCAATAGCATCTGCATAAAGTTCCAAGCAATCTCTTAAACAGTCCATAGCAAAAGGTTCAAACTCTTTGCTGCTGAGCATCTTCTCTATGGTCGAAATCGTGTTGGTAGCATTTTTTAGAGCCAACTCCATCGCTACAAGTCCTATTCCTTGTAAGTTTGTAACATGACTTGCGGGAATTGCTTGGAGTGAAGTAACACAGAAGTTGTAGTTTATGTCTGTTGACTTATCTGAGCATTCTTTGCAAGTTGAGTTGATCAAGTCTAGCAGTGGTGGAGAAATCAGGTAACAATGTGTAGGAGTTACTATTGTTAATAGTAAGAATAAGCAGCAAAGTGAGAGGGAAGAGAAAGGGCAATGCCCCATTATTCTGAGTCTAATGTTTTGATGGTTTCTCGTGTTATGGTGAAGTGAAgt
It includes:
- the LOC132030251 gene encoding nuclear intron maturase 2, mitochondrial encodes the protein MHQRIVLSSYQVLKFTSVFSPKISSLFIPQLNICNPRRNNGFTIFRAFMYTSTHSNNRRTPDPNDPATLMKEDGISLCCKMWIDSFRETDKTVTNLTDYLRRFELWVLAYQKVSADDTGAYMPRSGITRSALEDLLALRNAVLDNRFKWGARLEFFIRSPRDKTDYESLSKRKIKAILTTTQPSPFQDRIVQEVLFMILEPIYEARFSQKSFAFRPGRTAHTALRVIRRSFAGYLWYIKGDLSTVLDGMKVGMVISALMRDVRDKKVVDLIKAALTTPVITTTDDGEKKKKIKRKYQKKRVLADDEPKPDPYWLESFFGFAPEEAEKVPSWGHCGILSPLLANVCLDELDRWMEGKIQEFYRPSKNDVIWNSPEGEVEQGNTSWPEFVPTSGPDKTRKIDYIRFGGHILIGVRGPRADAATLRKQLIEFCDQKYMLKLDNESLPIEHITKGIMFLDHVLCRRVVYPTLRYTATGGKIISEKGVGTLLSVTASLKQCIRQFRKLNFLKGDRDPDPQPCFRMFHATQAHTNAQMNKLLSTMVEWFRYADNRKKIVNFCSYIIRGSLAKLYAAKYKLRSRAKVYKVGSRTLSRPLKEKKGQSPEYHNLLRMGLVESIDGLMYTRMSLVPETDYTPFPMAWRPDHEKALLEYIKLSDRKTLEEQQNCLKDQGLISPQDYISMLVWNYKRNAVPVDQKSLLLGTGEEKVNVRNESDEVDEEGVYAEEG
- the LOC132030253 gene encoding putative invertase inhibitor, whose protein sequence is MGHCPFSSLSLCCLFLLLTIVTPTHCYLISPPLLDLINSTCKECSDKSTDINYNFCVTSLQAIPASHVTNLQGIGLVAMELALKNATNTISTIEKMLSSKEFEPFAMDCLRDCLELYADAIAMLVDAFAAFLYKQFDAANIFMRTVMDATSTCDEGFTEKKRELTPLAKENNNLFQLSDISWCIIKQVSFVPSQLPNVSS